A part of Saccharicrinis carchari genomic DNA contains:
- a CDS encoding HAD-IIA family hydrolase, which yields MHIVKFSELTDQYKVIFFDAYGVLINHAGMMDGVKEMFDDLKHKGIYFYIITNDASSSPELLAKYYNDRGIEQVKPENMVSSAMMSMRFLKENVPPGASVAYLGRPTSEYYIRKADLVPIRIETVKPTNYPQLGAIVLFDDAGYDFQPAVNKTLNVIRGTDVPVIVANPDLIYPVNEYESALAVGSVGNMLEKVANRSFFRFGKPDVSVFELAFELVNKKRTISKREVLMVGDTLDTDIAGGNNFGIDTALVLSGSTLKNQAVKMMDNKQIKPTYICNSIMD from the coding sequence ATGCACATTGTAAAATTTAGTGAACTTACAGATCAGTATAAAGTTATTTTTTTTGATGCTTATGGGGTGCTTATAAATCATGCAGGAATGATGGATGGAGTGAAGGAAATGTTTGATGATTTAAAACATAAGGGAATTTACTTTTACATCATTACCAATGATGCATCCAGCTCGCCTGAACTTTTGGCAAAGTATTATAACGATAGAGGTATTGAACAGGTAAAGCCTGAAAATATGGTGTCATCCGCCATGATGAGCATGCGTTTTTTAAAAGAGAACGTACCTCCCGGCGCTTCTGTTGCCTATCTGGGCCGGCCAACATCGGAGTATTATATCCGTAAAGCAGATCTTGTCCCTATCCGAATAGAAACGGTAAAACCCACTAATTATCCACAATTGGGTGCCATAGTACTTTTTGATGATGCCGGTTACGATTTTCAACCGGCCGTAAATAAAACACTTAACGTAATCAGAGGTACCGATGTACCTGTTATTGTGGCTAACCCCGATTTGATATATCCGGTAAACGAATACGAAAGTGCGCTTGCCGTAGGCAGTGTGGGTAACATGTTGGAGAAGGTGGCCAATCGCAGTTTCTTTCGCTTTGGAAAACCCGATGTGAGTGTTTTTGAACTGGCTTTTGAACTGGTAAACAAAAAGCGTACGATATCGAAGCGAGAGGTTTTAATGGTGGGCGATACACTGGATACAGATATTGCAGGTGGAAACAACTTTGGTATAGATACGGCTTTAGTGCTTTCCGGAAGCACACTGAAAAACCAGGCCGTAAAAATGATGGACAACAAACAAATAAAACCTACCTATATTTGTAATTCAATAATGGATTAG
- a CDS encoding META domain-containing protein — MMKNLLIAATLMLLWACTGIKETSTKQALETNVPSASGNTFERQMKGIEFYASGNNGGWTLEIDFDRVVRFFRANEDSVFEVNIVTLGEGLKGPDATHQVANSEGELNIEIKTKENPFAQEDAFPYHVSLKYIDFKTNTTYEFVGGGEFYGAIALHDIWMLEKMDRDKLKIAQDEQQPYMEIHLDKQKVMGHLGCNAFTADVYFGRKQISFSSVMSTKIGCPVLKLEQQFAKAIGNHTFNYRFENLHLMLENEKDTLIFRKTD; from the coding sequence ATGATGAAAAACCTTTTGATAGCTGCCACTCTTATGCTGTTATGGGCTTGCACCGGCATAAAGGAAACATCTACAAAGCAAGCATTGGAAACCAATGTGCCCAGTGCTTCGGGCAATACATTTGAAAGGCAGATGAAAGGGATAGAATTTTATGCTTCAGGTAACAATGGTGGGTGGACGCTGGAGATTGATTTTGATCGGGTTGTCAGATTCTTCAGAGCAAATGAGGATTCAGTTTTTGAAGTGAACATTGTTACCCTGGGCGAAGGCTTAAAAGGCCCGGATGCCACCCATCAGGTTGCCAATAGTGAAGGGGAGTTGAATATTGAGATAAAAACAAAAGAAAATCCTTTTGCGCAAGAAGATGCTTTTCCGTATCATGTGAGCTTGAAGTATATTGATTTTAAGACTAATACAACGTACGAGTTTGTAGGTGGTGGTGAGTTTTATGGAGCCATAGCCTTACACGATATTTGGATGCTGGAAAAAATGGATCGCGATAAATTGAAAATCGCACAGGATGAGCAGCAACCCTATATGGAAATTCATTTAGATAAACAGAAAGTAATGGGGCATTTGGGTTGTAATGCGTTTACGGCAGATGTGTATTTTGGCAGAAAGCAAATAAGTTTTTCATCTGTGATGAGTACCAAAATAGGCTGTCCTGTTTTAAAACTGGAACAACAATTTGCAAAGGCTATCGGCAACCATACTTTCAATTACCGTTTCGAGAACTTACATTTGATGTTGGAAAACGAAAAAGATACCCTTATTTTTAGAAAGACGGATTGA
- a CDS encoding ABC-F family ATP-binding cassette domain-containing protein, with product MITVSNLKIQFGKRTLFQDVNLKFTQGNCYGIIGANGAGKSTFLRILSGELDPTGGTVVFGPNERLSVLKQDHHEFDNLSVIDVVLMGHSTLWDVMNEKNTLYAKADFTDADGIKASELEEKFAEMDGWNAESDAASLLSGLGIKEKVHNTLLSNLSGKQKVKVLLARALFGKPDNLLLDEPTNDLDLDSVSWLENYLTHFENTVLVVSHDRHFLDSICTHTVDIDFGKIQVFSGNYSFWYESSQLALRQQQQHNKKAEEKKKELQEFIARFSANVAKSKQTTSRKKMIEKLNIEEIQPSTRKYPAIIFTPEREPGNTILEVRDLSASLEGETLFKDVSFNVEKNDKIVFLSKDPRAMSALFDIINGINEPQTGEYRWGQTITTAYLPVENSEFFDNDLNIADWLSQYSNDTTEMFIRGYLGKMLFSGEEIYKKSRVLSGGERMRCMIARMMLKNANTMILDTPTNHLDLESIQAFNERLIQFKGIVLFSSHDHEFIQTVSNRIIELTPTGIIDKQMEYDDYISDEALMQQRDSMYV from the coding sequence ATGATTACAGTTTCTAATTTAAAAATTCAATTCGGTAAAAGAACACTTTTTCAGGATGTGAATTTAAAGTTTACACAAGGCAATTGTTACGGCATAATAGGTGCCAATGGTGCAGGCAAGTCCACCTTCTTACGGATACTAAGCGGCGAGTTGGATCCTACCGGCGGAACGGTAGTTTTTGGCCCTAATGAACGTTTGTCGGTGCTTAAGCAGGATCATCATGAATTTGACAACTTGTCGGTAATTGATGTCGTATTGATGGGGCACAGCACACTTTGGGATGTGATGAACGAAAAAAACACCCTATACGCAAAAGCCGATTTTACCGACGCAGATGGTATTAAAGCATCTGAGCTGGAAGAAAAATTTGCCGAAATGGACGGCTGGAATGCCGAAAGCGATGCGGCCAGCCTGTTGAGCGGACTGGGTATAAAAGAAAAAGTACACAATACTTTGTTAAGCAACCTGAGTGGTAAGCAAAAGGTTAAAGTACTGTTGGCACGTGCCTTGTTTGGTAAGCCCGACAACCTACTGCTGGATGAACCTACTAACGATCTGGACTTAGACTCGGTAAGCTGGCTCGAAAATTATCTTACCCATTTTGAAAATACGGTACTTGTAGTATCCCACGACCGCCACTTTTTAGATTCTATTTGTACCCACACCGTCGATATCGACTTTGGCAAAATTCAGGTATTTTCGGGCAATTACAGTTTCTGGTACGAATCCAGCCAACTGGCACTACGCCAACAGCAGCAGCACAACAAAAAAGCCGAGGAAAAGAAAAAGGAACTCCAGGAGTTTATTGCTCGTTTTAGCGCCAATGTGGCCAAGAGTAAGCAAACAACAAGCCGTAAGAAGATGATTGAGAAATTGAACATCGAAGAGATTCAACCCTCTACACGTAAATATCCGGCTATTATATTTACACCCGAGCGTGAGCCCGGGAATACCATCCTGGAAGTGCGCGACCTGAGCGCATCGCTTGAGGGGGAGACATTGTTTAAAGATGTATCGTTTAACGTAGAAAAAAACGACAAAATTGTATTTTTATCAAAAGACCCTCGCGCCATGAGTGCCTTGTTCGATATTATCAACGGGATTAACGAACCCCAAACAGGCGAATACCGCTGGGGGCAAACGATTACAACGGCTTACCTTCCTGTTGAAAATTCCGAATTCTTTGATAACGACCTCAATATTGCCGACTGGTTATCGCAATACTCAAACGACACTACTGAAATGTTTATAAGGGGCTATTTGGGCAAGATGCTGTTTTCGGGCGAAGAGATATATAAAAAGAGCCGAGTACTATCCGGTGGCGAGAGAATGCGTTGTATGATAGCACGTATGATGCTAAAAAATGCCAACACCATGATTTTGGATACCCCAACCAACCACCTCGACCTGGAATCCATTCAGGCCTTTAACGAACGCTTGATACAGTTTAAAGGTATTGTGCTATTTTCGAGCCACGACCACGAATTTATTCAAACCGTGAGTAACCGCATCATTGAACTTACCCCCACGGGAATCATCGACAAACAAATGGAATACGACGATTATATTTCGGATGAGGCCTTAATGCAACAACGCGACAGCATGTATGTTTAA
- a CDS encoding chloride channel protein gives MGKRETLIKKFLAWRIRYVSNRQFMMLLSVIVGVAAGLAAVVIKKSVGFIHHLVQGVISLQGFEWLYLIAPGVGILLTVLFIRIVVRRPVRHGIPNVLYSISKNKGQMNRHNMVSSVIASSLTVGFGGSVGLEGPTVSTGAAIGANLGKALHLNYRQITLLLGCACAAAMSAIFKAPIAGIVFALEVIMLDLTLASLVPLLLCSASAVVVSYLFLGQEVVYPFDIEHTYTLKELIFYVLLGLGCGLVATYFTRMYKYIERLFEKIQSGWNRLLFGALTLGVLMIFFPHLFGEGYEVINGALRGDLYYLHDLGVFAHINDTFINFVIIMVFTIGVKVIATSITFGAGGVGGIFAPTLFMGANTGVLFASLINKFGWAELPVKNFALIGMAGLIAGVLHAPLTGLFLIADLSGGYSMFLPLMITATISYVTAKSFEEHSVYTHQLAKRKELLTHDKDQNVMTMMDVNKLIETDFAVIPPDATLGDLVKVITTAHRNLFPVVDKNDMLKGMVKMDDIRDIIFKPEKYEKVKVKDLMYMPEYFISPDDSMEELVEIFRKSSRFNVAVIDKGKYKGFISRANAFTAYRNHLKMFSSGY, from the coding sequence ATGGGGAAAAGGGAAACGCTGATAAAAAAATTTCTTGCCTGGCGAATCAGGTACGTGAGCAATAGGCAATTTATGATGCTATTAAGTGTTATTGTAGGTGTTGCCGCAGGGCTGGCCGCAGTAGTCATTAAAAAATCAGTGGGTTTTATACATCACCTCGTTCAGGGGGTTATTTCATTGCAAGGTTTTGAGTGGCTTTACTTGATAGCACCGGGGGTGGGTATTTTGCTTACGGTTTTATTTATCAGGATTGTGGTTCGCAGGCCGGTTAGGCATGGTATTCCCAATGTGCTTTATTCCATATCCAAGAATAAGGGGCAAATGAACCGGCATAATATGGTATCGTCGGTTATCGCCAGCTCCCTGACAGTTGGATTTGGCGGATCGGTGGGTTTGGAGGGGCCAACCGTTTCAACCGGTGCCGCCATAGGAGCCAACCTGGGCAAGGCCTTGCATTTAAATTACCGACAGATTACCTTATTATTGGGGTGTGCATGTGCAGCAGCTATGTCGGCCATTTTTAAGGCACCTATTGCAGGTATTGTGTTTGCGCTCGAGGTTATTATGCTGGATTTAACCCTGGCATCATTGGTTCCTCTGCTGTTGTGTTCGGCATCGGCTGTGGTGGTGTCCTACCTGTTTTTAGGTCAGGAGGTAGTTTATCCTTTCGACATTGAACATACTTATACACTTAAAGAGCTTATTTTTTATGTGCTCCTGGGCTTGGGCTGTGGACTGGTAGCCACCTATTTCACCCGCATGTATAAATATATCGAGAGACTTTTTGAGAAAATACAGAGTGGATGGAACAGGCTCCTGTTTGGCGCACTTACCCTGGGTGTTTTAATGATTTTTTTTCCGCACCTTTTTGGCGAAGGATATGAAGTGATTAACGGAGCTTTACGGGGCGACCTCTACTATCTTCACGACCTGGGTGTTTTTGCTCACATCAACGATACTTTTATAAATTTTGTGATAATTATGGTGTTTACCATTGGGGTTAAGGTAATTGCTACTTCAATTACTTTTGGTGCCGGCGGAGTGGGAGGTATTTTTGCACCCACCTTGTTTATGGGCGCCAACACCGGCGTTTTATTTGCCTCCCTCATCAATAAGTTTGGCTGGGCCGAACTTCCGGTTAAAAACTTTGCGCTCATTGGTATGGCCGGGCTCATAGCCGGGGTATTACATGCACCGCTTACAGGTCTGTTTCTTATTGCCGACCTTTCCGGGGGATACAGCATGTTTTTACCTTTAATGATTACCGCTACCATTAGTTATGTTACCGCCAAATCCTTCGAAGAACATTCGGTTTATACCCACCAGCTCGCCAAACGCAAGGAGTTGCTAACACATGATAAAGACCAGAACGTAATGACCATGATGGATGTGAACAAGCTGATAGAAACGGATTTTGCAGTAATCCCGCCCGATGCCACCTTGGGCGATCTGGTAAAAGTAATTACAACGGCACATCGGAATTTGTTCCCGGTTGTGGATAAAAATGACATGTTAAAGGGTATGGTAAAGATGGACGACATTAGGGATATTATTTTTAAGCCCGAAAAATATGAAAAGGTAAAAGTAAAAGATCTGATGTACATGCCCGAATACTTTATCAGCCCCGACGATTCCATGGAAGAGCTGGTAGAGATTTTCCGTAAATCATCGCGTTTTAATGTGGCCGTTATTGATAAAGGGAAATACAAAGGTTTTATTTCAAGAGCTAATGCCTTTACAGCCTATCGCAATCACTTAAAAATGTTCTCTTCGGGGTACTAA
- a CDS encoding TonB-dependent receptor: MQNYKLNLYIIISLLTFSTALLSQNPVLKGVVKDAYSNVPLQFVNMVVYNTTNGTTTDSTGQFSLEISNREFVRLQLSFIGYKSLVTEEIMISNIRSNYIEILMEPTSETLSEITVKSSPFAQKMQSPVSLRRIGIDQIERSAGANRDISKVIQSFPGVGSTVSFRNDIIVRGGGPAENKFYIDGIEIPTINHFSTQGASGGPVGILNVDFIREVDFYSSAFPAARGNALSSVLEFKQKDGSNDQSDFKAVLGASEIAFSASGPLSKKTTAFASVRRSYLQFLFKALDLPFLPTFNDFQFKTKTRINAKNEISFLGFGAIDNFELNNKASDTQDNQYILSYLPVNNQWNYTLGTNYKHFFGKSYLTLIASRSHLNNEAIKYRNNVERGENLTYNYQSQEIENKFRAELDTKTGNLRFNTGISLEAAYYSNSTYRLDFINGAPNEINYHSELNFIKYGAFGSAGLPLFNDRLNLSLGLRVDASSYSDNMRNPFNQISPRFSASLQLAPQFFFNFNVGRYYQLPSFTTMGYRNTQGALVNKQNDLKYIYADHTVVGLELRPNNYSKITLEGFFKDYSDYPISLKDSISLASKGGDFGVVGDEAVQSTGSGRAYGFEVMARQRSPKGLSFIAAYTFVRSEFSNLLGEYVPSSWDSKHLLTATINKTLKNNWDIGLKWRFLGGLPYTPVDENTTTLVQAWDATGKEYLDYDRFNSQRLENFHQLDVRIDKRYLFNSWSLEVYLDIQNLYNYKIKEPVKYVQKLDTNGSPIIANPNSDANQQRYEFDRIYTENGTLLPTLGVIVEF; this comes from the coding sequence ATGCAAAACTACAAACTCAACCTTTATATAATAATTTCCCTTCTGACTTTTTCTACTGCACTTTTATCGCAAAACCCGGTTTTAAAGGGTGTGGTCAAAGATGCCTATTCTAACGTTCCCTTGCAATTTGTAAATATGGTAGTTTACAATACTACCAACGGCACCACCACGGATTCTACAGGTCAGTTTTCGCTTGAAATCAGCAATAGGGAGTTTGTTCGTTTACAGCTTTCGTTTATTGGATACAAAAGTTTGGTTACCGAGGAAATAATGATTTCGAATATACGCTCCAATTATATTGAAATACTAATGGAACCTACCTCTGAAACACTCTCGGAAATAACGGTCAAATCGTCGCCCTTTGCACAAAAGATGCAAAGCCCCGTTTCATTGCGGCGGATAGGTATCGACCAGATTGAAAGGAGTGCCGGTGCCAACCGCGATATATCTAAGGTAATACAATCCTTTCCGGGTGTAGGCAGTACCGTGTCGTTCCGCAATGACATTATTGTGCGTGGCGGTGGCCCCGCCGAAAATAAGTTTTACATCGATGGCATCGAAATCCCTACGATCAACCATTTTTCCACGCAGGGGGCATCCGGGGGACCGGTGGGGATATTGAATGTAGATTTTATACGCGAAGTAGATTTTTATTCCAGCGCATTTCCTGCGGCCAGAGGCAACGCCCTAAGTTCGGTATTAGAATTTAAACAAAAGGACGGCAGCAACGACCAAAGCGATTTTAAAGCCGTACTGGGTGCCAGCGAAATTGCCTTTTCGGCTTCCGGACCGCTGTCGAAAAAAACAACAGCCTTTGCCTCGGTACGCCGTTCGTACTTGCAATTTTTGTTTAAGGCACTGGATCTGCCTTTTTTACCCACTTTTAACGATTTTCAGTTTAAAACCAAAACCCGCATCAATGCCAAAAACGAAATATCCTTTTTGGGCTTTGGGGCTATAGACAACTTTGAACTGAATAACAAGGCCAGCGATACCCAGGACAACCAATACATCTTATCCTACCTGCCGGTGAATAATCAATGGAATTATACCCTCGGTACCAATTACAAACATTTTTTTGGAAAGAGTTATCTTACTTTAATTGCCAGCCGGAGTCACTTGAATAACGAAGCCATCAAATACCGCAATAACGTAGAACGTGGCGAAAATCTCACTTATAATTATCAATCGCAGGAGATTGAAAATAAGTTCAGAGCAGAATTAGACACAAAAACCGGTAACCTACGATTTAACACGGGTATTTCGTTAGAAGCTGCCTACTATTCTAATTCTACTTATCGTTTGGATTTTATAAATGGCGCACCCAATGAAATTAATTACCATTCGGAACTTAACTTTATTAAATACGGGGCGTTTGGTTCGGCGGGGCTTCCTCTTTTTAACGATAGATTAAACTTGTCGTTGGGTCTTAGGGTAGACGCCTCTTCCTATTCCGACAACATGCGCAACCCTTTCAATCAAATCAGTCCGCGTTTTTCGGCTTCATTGCAGTTGGCGCCCCAATTTTTCTTTAATTTTAATGTGGGACGCTATTATCAGTTACCTTCGTTTACAACCATGGGATATCGCAATACCCAAGGAGCACTCGTGAACAAACAAAACGACCTAAAATATATCTATGCCGACCATACGGTTGTCGGACTTGAACTAAGGCCCAATAATTATTCAAAAATAACCCTTGAAGGTTTTTTTAAAGACTATAGCGATTATCCTATCTCGTTAAAAGATAGTATCTCGCTGGCCAGTAAGGGGGGTGATTTTGGTGTAGTTGGCGATGAAGCCGTACAATCCACGGGCAGCGGAAGAGCCTATGGATTTGAAGTAATGGCTCGTCAACGCTCACCCAAAGGGTTAAGCTTTATTGCCGCCTATACTTTTGTACGAAGCGAGTTTAGCAACCTTCTGGGAGAGTATGTACCCAGCTCGTGGGACAGTAAGCACCTGCTTACCGCCACCATCAATAAAACACTTAAAAATAATTGGGACATCGGTTTAAAATGGCGTTTTCTGGGCGGATTACCCTACACCCCCGTAGATGAAAACACCACTACCCTGGTGCAGGCCTGGGATGCCACAGGAAAAGAGTACCTGGACTATGACCGCTTTAACAGCCAGCGACTGGAAAATTTTCACCAGTTAGATGTGAGGATTGACAAACGTTACCTGTTCAACAGCTGGTCGCTCGAAGTTTACCTGGATATTCAAAACCTATACAATTACAAAATAAAGGAGCCCGTGAAATATGTTCAAAAACTGGATACCAACGGTTCGCCCATTATTGCCAACCCCAATTCTGACGCCAACCAACAACGTTACGAATTTGACCGAATATATACCGAGAATGGCACCCTGCTGCCAACGCTGGGTGTTATAGTGGAGTTTTAA
- a CDS encoding glycoside hydrolase — translation MGIKFLMVSFYCCCSITLGAQQYKSLMNLEGQWKFSLGNKPEWAKPGFDHSAWEEIDVPSPWETQGFNGYNGYAWYRKFITLSAKHKEEKLVLELGYIDDVDEVFFNGERIGGSGQFPPDFATAYTARRMYPIPDRLIRYNSANLIAVKVFDQQLEGGIVRGEVRLLSEKNPLKTFLDLQGEWGFRIGDNIDWRYESDDADGWGSIYVPGAWENQGYKRYDGYAWYQKTFMANSNFNLDRVVLLVGKIDDLDEVFVNGVKVGQTGFMEPEREQHQYSLAYQQLRGYLIPQGLIHPDKKNTIHVRVSDFYQEGGIVEGPVGFIKQEDYIRYWRNKKMDR, via the coding sequence ATGGGTATAAAGTTTTTAATGGTTTCGTTTTATTGCTGCTGTTCGATAACCCTTGGTGCTCAACAGTACAAAAGTCTGATGAATCTGGAAGGGCAATGGAAATTTTCGTTGGGCAACAAACCCGAATGGGCCAAGCCTGGATTCGACCATTCTGCTTGGGAAGAGATTGATGTCCCTTCGCCCTGGGAGACGCAGGGCTTCAACGGTTACAATGGTTACGCCTGGTATCGGAAATTTATAACCTTATCTGCAAAACATAAGGAAGAAAAATTGGTGTTAGAATTAGGTTATATAGATGATGTGGACGAGGTGTTTTTTAACGGTGAAAGAATAGGAGGCTCCGGCCAGTTTCCACCTGATTTTGCTACCGCCTACACCGCCCGACGCATGTACCCCATCCCCGATAGGCTGATACGATATAACAGCGCTAACCTTATAGCAGTAAAGGTATTTGACCAGCAATTGGAAGGTGGCATTGTTCGGGGTGAAGTGAGGTTGCTATCTGAGAAAAATCCATTGAAAACTTTTTTAGACTTGCAGGGAGAATGGGGCTTTCGTATTGGCGATAATATCGATTGGCGCTACGAATCGGACGATGCAGATGGCTGGGGTAGCATTTATGTGCCCGGTGCATGGGAAAATCAGGGATACAAACGTTACGATGGCTACGCATGGTACCAAAAAACATTTATGGCCAACAGTAATTTCAACTTGGACAGGGTGGTGTTGCTTGTAGGTAAAATAGACGATCTGGACGAAGTATTTGTGAACGGTGTTAAAGTTGGACAGACGGGTTTTATGGAGCCGGAGCGGGAACAACACCAGTATTCGCTGGCCTATCAGCAATTGCGTGGTTACCTTATACCGCAAGGCCTTATCCATCCCGACAAGAAAAATACCATCCACGTTCGCGTGTCCGACTTTTATCAGGAAGGTGGTATTGTTGAAGGCCCCGTAGGTTTTATAAAACAGGAGGATTATATCCGGTATTGGCGCAATAAAAAAATGGATAGGTAA
- a CDS encoding sugar-binding domain-containing protein — protein MRFKILLTLLIAITLASPAQKLKQIKSLSGYWSFSVGDDVKWRLPDHVFSGWDRISIGTNWESQGYDGYNGYAWYKRRVEIPKLSANTKLILQIERIDDADEVYFNGTLIGRMGGFPPDVQTAWSQVRRYPVPSELIHFDGANVIAVRVYDVYLNGGILGQAGLYIDAASTYMLTDLSGLWKFKPGNSQRYSDYNYNDESWDTVNVPQTWESQGYPNLDGYAWYRKTFSWERAGSGEDVVMVLGRIDDKDMVYLNGQWIGSIDEMKKGSYHAGKEDYQTLRAYRIPRNMLHRGKNVLAVRVWDDRLDGGIYEGPLGIMTVQAFESYFTEHEERKSLFEYFLDRFFD, from the coding sequence ATGAGATTTAAAATATTATTGACATTGCTTATAGCAATTACCCTTGCATCGCCTGCTCAAAAACTCAAGCAAATAAAATCCTTAAGCGGATACTGGAGTTTTAGTGTAGGCGATGATGTAAAATGGCGATTGCCCGATCATGTTTTTTCGGGATGGGATCGGATTTCAATAGGTACCAATTGGGAAAGCCAGGGCTACGATGGTTATAACGGTTATGCCTGGTATAAACGAAGGGTAGAAATTCCCAAGTTGTCGGCCAATACAAAATTAATATTGCAGATAGAGCGAATTGATGATGCCGATGAAGTGTATTTCAATGGCACTTTGATTGGCCGTATGGGAGGATTTCCGCCTGATGTACAAACGGCCTGGTCGCAGGTAAGGCGTTATCCGGTACCCTCGGAGTTGATACATTTCGATGGCGCTAACGTGATAGCGGTAAGGGTTTACGATGTTTATTTAAACGGAGGTATCCTCGGGCAGGCAGGTTTGTATATCGATGCGGCTTCAACGTACATGCTGACGGATTTATCCGGCTTGTGGAAGTTTAAGCCGGGCAACAGTCAAAGGTATAGTGATTACAACTACAACGATGAAAGCTGGGATACGGTGAATGTACCGCAAACCTGGGAATCGCAAGGTTATCCGAATTTGGATGGATATGCCTGGTATCGGAAAACTTTTAGCTGGGAAAGGGCAGGCTCAGGTGAAGATGTGGTGATGGTGCTGGGTCGGATTGATGATAAAGATATGGTATATCTGAATGGACAATGGATAGGCTCTATTGACGAAATGAAAAAAGGTTCTTACCATGCCGGTAAGGAAGATTATCAAACACTTCGGGCTTATAGGATACCTCGTAATATGCTACATAGAGGTAAAAACGTATTGGCCGTAAGGGTTTGGGACGACCGTTTGGATGGAGGTATATACGAGGGCCCCCTGGGGATAATGACCGTTCAGGCATTTGAGAGCTACTTTACCGAACATGAAGAACGGAAGAGCTTATTTGAGTATTTTTTAGATCGTTTTTTTGATTAA
- a CDS encoding response regulator transcription factor, whose translation MEKILVVEDEPDMVMGLKDNLEYEGYEVDIASDGEDGLAKILTSRYDLVLLDVMLPKLSGFDVCKRARKSKIQTPIIFLSAKGEELDKVIGLESGADDYITKPFSLRELSARIKAVIRRTSAHDSPGDGERAQIGRLTVDFNNYTAYEGKQQVKMSLKEHEILHHLWHNKNRTVSRDSLLDAVWGFNYQPTTRTIDNFILKLRNKVEHNPNNPAILLTVHGVGYKLVLG comes from the coding sequence ATGGAAAAAATATTAGTGGTAGAAGATGAGCCCGATATGGTAATGGGCTTGAAGGATAACCTGGAGTACGAAGGCTATGAGGTGGATATTGCCAGCGATGGTGAAGATGGATTGGCTAAAATATTGACCTCGCGGTATGATTTGGTTTTGTTGGATGTAATGCTTCCAAAACTGTCGGGTTTTGATGTTTGCAAAAGAGCCCGTAAAAGTAAAATTCAAACGCCAATTATCTTTCTGTCTGCCAAGGGCGAGGAGCTCGATAAGGTGATCGGTTTGGAATCCGGTGCCGATGACTATATCACCAAACCCTTTTCATTGCGCGAATTGTCTGCCCGCATCAAGGCCGTTATCCGCAGGACATCTGCACACGACTCGCCCGGCGATGGAGAGCGTGCCCAAATAGGCAGGTTAACAGTTGATTTTAATAATTATACGGCCTATGAAGGAAAGCAGCAAGTGAAAATGAGTTTGAAAGAACACGAGATACTGCATCATCTGTGGCACAATAAAAATCGTACCGTTAGCCGCGATAGCTTGTTGGACGCCGTTTGGGGATTTAATTATCAGCCTACCACCCGCACCATTGATAACTTTATTTTAAAGCTTAGGAATAAGGTAGAGCATAACCCCAATAACCCAGCTATACTTCTTACCGTTCACGGAGTTGGCTATAAGTTGGTGTTGGGTTAA